The window GTGACTCCCGACTTCGTGAGCTTCAGTTCATTGTTGCTCACCACGGCGCTTACCGTACCGTTGTTTGTAATGGGTTGAACCATTTTGGTCACTTCAATATAAATGACTTTATTTTCGGTCGTTCGAATATTGACTTCGTCTCCAACTTTCAAATCGGTAGCATTGACTTTCAATCCATTGCGATAGACGATAACATCCGAGTGAAGTGTTAACTCAAATGTAACACCTGACTTCTGAAGCTTAAGCACGTTATTGCTGACAACTGCGCTAACGGTCCCGCTATTCGTAATGGCTTGTGCCGTTTGCGTTACTTCAATGAAAATGACTTTATTGTCGGATGTGCGAACATTCACCTCATCGCCAACCAGCAGGGAGGAAGCATTGACTTTCACGCCATTCCGATAAATAACCACATCTGGATGCAGGGTGTATGAAGTGGTAACTCCTGATTTCGTAAGCTTCAGCACATTGTTACTAACGGTCGCGCTAACGGTCCCGCTGCTTGAAATAGGTACAATCGATTTGGTGACTTCGATGTAAATGACCTTATTATCCGAGGTGCGAATATTAACTTCATCACCAACTTTTAGGTCATTCGCACTCACTTTAATGCCGTTGCGATAAACGACGACATCCGGATGAAGCGGTAGTCTAGAGGTAGCTCCAGCCTTCGTTAGCGTCAATGTATTATTCGTAACGGCCGCACTTACAGTGCCGCTGTAGATTATGGATTGCACGGCATTGGTCACTTCGATGAATACAATTTGACCATTAAATGTGCGTGCTTTCACTACGTCTCCAACTTGCAAAGCAGATGCGTTGACTTTGGCCCCGTTCCGATAAATGAAAACGTCTGGATGCAGCGGATAGGTTGATGTTGTGCCTGAACTCGTAATACTAAGCGTGTTGTTGGTAACAACCCGGCTTACAGTTCCATTCATTGTGTTATTCCCTTGGTCTGGCATTTGACCGCCCGTACGATCTAACAAAGCTGCGAGCTGAGCCCGTGTTACCGGTTGATTAGGCCTAAACGTGTTGTCTTCGAAACCATCGACCAAACCTTTCTCGATGGCAACAGCTACATAACCCACAGCGCCTGCAGGAATTTGTTTCGCATCTTTAAATGGCAGCGTCGTGTTCATCTTCGCCTTCGCCTGAGCTTCCAACTTCAACGCTTTAACTAAAAGTGTCGTCGCCCAAAGCCGGTCAGCTTCCTTTTGAGGCTGAACCATATCATCATTTTCCGAGAATAAATCATTTTCTAAAGCTACAGCTACATAACCGACTGCCCAAGAAGGAACTTTATCCGCATCTTTAAAATTAAGACGAGTGCTCATTTCTGCTGCTGATTCTGCTTGGCTGCGAAGTCCCATCAGACGAACCGCAGCCGTAATCGCTTCAATGCGTGAAACGGTATTGTGCGGTTTAAAAGTACCATCCTCATACCCTTCAAACACACGCTTCGATGCTAAGCTCGCGATATAGCGCATCGCCCACTCCGCACTTTGCAAATCGTCAAAGGTAAGATGAATCTCAACCTTACTGTCATCTTTTTTATTTCCATTATCTTTGGCTAGAACGGCTGTGCCGCTTCCCATGATCATAACGCAAG is drawn from Paenibacillus sp. V4I7 and contains these coding sequences:
- a CDS encoding S-layer homology domain-containing protein → MLKKVIATGLACVMIMGSGTAVLAKDNGNKKDDSKVEIHLTFDDLQSAEWAMRYIASLASKRVFEGYEDGTFKPHNTVSRIEAITAAVRLMGLRSQAESAAEMSTRLNFKDADKVPSWAVGYVAVALENDLFSENDDMVQPQKEADRLWATTLLVKALKLEAQAKAKMNTTLPFKDAKQIPAGAVGYVAVAIEKGLVDGFEDNTFRPNQPVTRAQLAALLDRTGGQMPDQGNNTMNGTVSRVVTNNTLSITSSGTTSTYPLHPDVFIYRNGAKVNASALQVGDVVKARTFNGQIVFIEVTNAVQSIIYSGTVSAAVTNNTLTLTKAGATSRLPLHPDVVVYRNGIKVSANDLKVGDEVNIRTSDNKVIYIEVTKSIVPISSSGTVSATVSNNVLKLTKSGVTTSYTLHPDVVIYRNGVKVNASSLLVGDEVNVRTSDNKVIFIEVTQTAQAITNSGTVSAVVSNNVLKLQKSGVTFELTLHSDVIVYRNGLKVNATDLKVGDEVNIRTTENKVIYIEVTKMVQPITNNGTVSAVVSNNELKLTKSGVTTVFTLHPDVVVYRNGVKVRAVDLKVGDEVDIRTSDNKVIYIEVTKMIDANLPFDLLGKLKGTTLNAQGELATISITQTINGREQTTIYQVSSGVTLSGNLALFKEGNLIQLKGVNKLVTSITIK